The stretch of DNA ggtactcgattccgggactccaggatcatgctctgagccgaaggcagatgctcaacagctcagccacccaggcatccctggagaactatttttaaataatctttaatattttcataagactgacaatatatatatatcttttagaatatattaaatttttctataCTGTAAAGAGTCATTAATGTTTCAAACTTAGAAGAATTGATCAGTTACTCCATGTGGGTAATCACAGGCATCATTAGTCCACCTTTATTTTGACTAGAACCATTAGAGAATTGATTAACCTAGGTTGGCTAATGCACCTGCCATATGATACAGAGTGATTGAATGCTATATGCCCtgaagaggcaaggaaatggTAAAATCACTATGAATACTTAAGGACACCATCTTTTGTCCTATACTGGCAGGTAAGATTAAGTTtcctttaaagttatttttcgAGCACCTCAGGATGGCTCACACTATGGAACCACTGGCAAAGAAGATCTTTAAAGGAGTTTTAGTAGTTGAACTCTTGGGCATTTTTGGAGCgtattttttgtttaataggATGAACACAAGCCAAGATTTCAGGCAGACAATGAGGAAGAAATTTTCCTTCATCTTGGAAGTTTATTACAAATCCATTGAACAGTCTGGAATGTATGGAGTCAGAGAGCAAGATCAAGAAAGATGGCTGAATAGCAAAAATTAGGACCAGTCATTGCGTTCAGCCTCCCATCTAAACTGTTTGAGACCTTTGCGGGGGAGAAGAAAGATGAGCACACCACATGGTAGACTCCTGGCCCCACAGAACAAAGCAGGAGCTTCTGGCCTGCCATGGCTTACAGTCATTTCCCATCCACTGTACAAATCCacttacttttgtttgttttcctttggcaTTTATTGTTAAAGATTACTTTTAACAAAAGACTAAgataagaaaggggaaaaaataaagttatttttcatacttctccctccctttttttctgaaattgtaaAATGTTCCCAGCATATCCTCTAGGCCTGTCTTCAATGTTCTACTCtattaaaattcatataataaatGTGATGAAATGATTGACAAAGTGGATTTGAATATAAAAACTGTAGGGTCACTGCTATATTGTAGTGCTGTCAGAGTAAGACTGTATGCATATCCAAGGCTAGAGACTTTATCaattattaattgtatttttttgtttttaacaagatGGTCACCATTCTATTATGCCCTTTATCTATTTCTGAAACACATATCTTAAATGGTACATACCACCAAGTTTCCAATCACCATGACCATCATGAAGACAGTAAGGCACATGGCTTGACCAGCGACCTCCATGCAGTCCCACATGGTTTCTATCCACTCTCCACACAGCACACGGAAGACAATTAGGAAGGAGTGGAAGAAGTCATTCATGTGCCAGCGTGGGAGCTCACAGCTGGTAGAGATCTTGCAGACACAATCTTTGTAGCTCTTACCAAAGAGCTGCATGCCGACCACAgcaaaaat from Vulpes vulpes isolate BD-2025 chromosome 3, VulVul3, whole genome shotgun sequence encodes:
- the LOC112916447 gene encoding protein CEBPZOS-like gives rise to the protein MAHTMEPLAKKIFKGVLVVELLGIFGAYFLFNRMNTSQDFRQTMRKKFSFILEVYYKSIEQSGMYGVREQDQERWLNSKN